From Mycobacterium cookii:
CCCCAGATCGCAACCAGCGTCAGCAGCAGCCACCTGCGCAACGCGTCACCGTCGCCGACGATCGCGGCGACCGCCGCCACCGCGATGAAGCCCAGCCCCCACGCCACATCGACGACGTTGTAGCGGCCGACGCGCCGCGCAACGCCGAAGGTGATCGCGTGCACCACCAGCAGTGCGACGGCGGACGCGCCGGACACCACCGCGAAGTCGACGATCACGGGGAGGCCTTGTTGACGAAAGTCCACTGGTAGACGTTGAGGTTGCCCGACCGGAACCCAGCCTCGCGAGAAGCCAGGTACAGCTCCCACATCCGCGCGAACACCTCATCGAAACCGATGTGGCCCAATGTTTTCCGACGCTGCAGGAATCTCTCGCGCCACATTCGCAACGTTTCGGCGTAGTGCTCGCCCAGCGACAGCATGTCCACCGGGCGCAGCGTGGTTTTTCGCTCCGCGATTGCCAGCAGAGCTTTGGCCGACGGAATCTGGCCTCCGGGGAAGATGTAAGTCCGTGTCCAGGTCTGCCGGTTCCGGGTGGCCAGCATCTGAGTGTGCGGCATGGCGATTGACTGCAGCACCACCCGGCCACCGGGTGTGACCGCCCGTTCGAGGGCGCGCACGAAGCCGGGCCACGAGCGATGGCCCACGGCCTCGACCATCTCCACCGAAATGACGGCGTCATAGCGTCCTGCGATGTCGTGATAATCGCACACATCGACCCGCACCCGGTCGGACTTGCCGGCCGCGGCGATTCGCTGCCGTGCCAGCCACTGCTGCTGTTCGGAGGGGGTGATCGACCGGACCTCGGCCCCGCGGGCGGCCGCGCGGATGGGCAGCTCACCCCACCCGGTGCCGATCTCCAGCAGTCGGGTGCCGGGGCCGACGCCGGCCGCATCCAGCACGCGATCGATCTTGCGGCGTTGTGCGTCGGCCAGGTCGGACCATGTCGCGGGCAGGCGGTCGAACCACGCGCTGGAATACGTCATGGTCTCGTCGAGGAATTCGATGAACAGATCGCTGGACAGGTCGTCGTAGTGCGCCGCGACGTTGCGCTGTGTCTGTGCGCGGCTGAGCTGCGGCGAACGCGGTCGGGGCCAGCGCAGCCCCCAGGGTGCCCACCGGGTCAGCGTGGGGGCCAACGCGGTCAACACCGCGACCAGGTCCGTGGACTCCCACTCGGCTGCCATGAAGGACTCGCCGAAGCCGACCAGTCCGTGAACTCCCAGCCGGCGGTGCAGTCGGTCTGGGTGGCGGACGACCAGCACGGGCGCCCCGGCGTCACCGCCGCCTCGCTGTGTGCCGTCGGGGTAGACCACTCGCAGCGGCAGGCGGGAGACCGCGCGATGGAACAGTTGAGCCGCGAC
This genomic window contains:
- a CDS encoding class I SAM-dependent methyltransferase, coding for MTDNSKNPATASDSARRPTVAPAPSGPAAAASAFVAAQLFHRAVSRLPLRVVYPDGTQRGGGDAGAPVLVVRHPDRLHRRLGVHGLVGFGESFMAAEWESTDLVAVLTALAPTLTRWAPWGLRWPRPRSPQLSRAQTQRNVAAHYDDLSSDLFIEFLDETMTYSSAWFDRLPATWSDLADAQRRKIDRVLDAAGVGPGTRLLEIGTGWGELPIRAAARGAEVRSITPSEQQQWLARQRIAAAGKSDRVRVDVCDYHDIAGRYDAVISVEMVEAVGHRSWPGFVRALERAVTPGGRVVLQSIAMPHTQMLATRNRQTWTRTYIFPGGQIPSAKALLAIAERKTTLRPVDMLSLGEHYAETLRMWRERFLQRRKTLGHIGFDEVFARMWELYLASREAGFRSGNLNVYQWTFVNKASP